The DNA region AGCGGCAAGCTCGTCGAGTACGGCATCAACGCCGATACCGGCGCCCTCTACAAGACCGAGAACCAGCCGATCGAGCGCTACTTCACCCGGCTGAAGGCCTCCGACTTCCAGAACGCCAAGACCTCCCTGAAGGACGCGCTCGCCATCGCCGAGCAGAAGGCCGGCGGCGGCAAGGCCTACGAGGCCGAGGTCGAGAAGGACGGCTCCGCGGTCCAGTACGAGATCAAGGTCGCCGGCGCCGACAAGGAGCAGGAGGTCAAGGTCGGGCCGGACGGCAAGGTCCTGAACTGAGATCCTGAACTGAGGTCCGGGGCTGCGGTAGTGAAGGCTGCCGCAGCCCGCCCCGTCCTCGCTCCGCGCGCGAGGACGTTCGGGTCCGTTCGGTTGCTGCATCCTGTCGCTCTACCGTCCGGGGAGCCGTAACACCCTCACGGCGCTTCCCCCTTGCGATGCGGCCCGAGGGCCGGGGACGGGGAGGGCGGCATGGACGCTGGCGCGCAGGACACCGACGGCCATCTCGGCCACGCCCACACCCGGGTCGAGGGCCCCGACAAGGTCACAGGCCGGGCCCTCTACAGCTCCGACCGCACCGGGCCGGAGACCGGCACGGCCCACGCGGCCCTGGTGACCAGCACGGTCGCCCGGGGCCGCATCACCGGGTTCGACCTCGCGGCGGCCGAGCGGGTGCCGGGGCTCCTGCGGATCTTCACCCACCGGGATCTCGCGGGCGCGGTGGCCCCGGTGAAGCACCTGATGGCCGGCGGCTACGCCAACAGCTCGCACCGGCCGCTGGATTCCGACGCCGTCGCCTATGCCGGCCAGATCGTGGCGCTGGTCGTCGCCGAGACCCTGGAGGCCGCCGAGGCGGCGGCCGGCGCGGTCCGGGTCGCCTACGCGGAGGCGCCCGCCGCCGGCGGCTTCGACGCGCCCGGCGCCGAGACCGTGCGCCTCGCCGACCTCAAGCCGCACCACGAGGACATCGCCCGAGGTGACGCCGAGGCGGGTCTGCGGGAGGCCACCGTCCGGGTCGAGGCGCACTACGCGACGCCGGTGCAGCACCACAACCCGATCGAGCTGTTCACCACCCGGGCCGCCTGGGACGGCGACCGGCTCACCGTGCACGAGCCGACCCGCTATGTCGGCGCCGTGCAGCACGGGCTCGCGGCGCAGCTCGGGCTCGATCCCGCGCAGGTGCGGGTGTTGGCGGGCCTGATCGGCGGCCATTTCGGCTCGAAATTCGCGCTGTCGCAGCACACCGCGCTGGTCGCCCTGGCGGCCAAGCGCCTCGGCCGGCCGGTCTCCCTAGTGCCGAGCCGGCGGCAGTGCTTCACCATCGCCAATTACCGGCCGGAATCGCGCCACCGCATCCGCCTCGGCGCCGACCGGTCGGGCCGGTTCACCGCCCTGGTGCACGAGGCCGAGACCGTGACCTCGCGCTTCGATCCCTTCGTGATGGAGGGCGCGGAGGTGACCGCGAGCCTCTACGCCTGCCCGAACATCCGCACCGAGGAGCGGGCCGTACGGGTCGACCGCAACACCCCCGGGCCGATGCGGGCGCCCCCGGAGGTGCCGTTCCTGTTCGCCCTGGAGAGCGCCGTCGACGAGATGGCGGCGGCCCTCGGCATGGACCCGATCGCGCTGCGCCGGCGCAACGACACGGCGGTCGATCCGGTCAGCGGAAAACCGTTCTCGACCCGGCCGTTGATGGCCTGTTTCGAGGCCGGCGCGAAGGCCTTCGGCTGGTCGCGCCGGGTGCCGCGCCCGGGTGCGATGCGCGACGGTCCCTGGCGGGTGGGCCTGGGCTGCGCGACCTCGGTGCGGCCGGTGAAGATCGCCGCCGCGACGATGCGGGTCCGGCTCGGCCCGGACGGGTCGGCGGAGGTGGCCTGCGCGCATCACGAGATCGGCAACGGCATCACCACGCTGCTCGCGATGGGCGCCGCGGACGGGCTCGGCGTGCCGGTGGAGCGGGTGACGGTCCGGCTCGGCGACACGATGTTGCCGGTGGCGGGCATCTCGGGCGGATCGAGCACCACGACCAGCCTGATGAATGCC from Methylobacterium sp. NMS14P includes:
- a CDS encoding PepSY domain-containing protein, which gives rise to MITRLTAAAGLLALSTGLALAQTPTATPAEPATKADSNMKEWQVAKVAKVGLAQALATAESQGDEKGGRAIDADFEKADSKDPAHYAIKVVYPSGKLVEYGINADTGALYKTENQPIERYFTRLKASDFQNAKTSLKDALAIAEQKAGGGKAYEAEVEKDGSAVQYEIKVAGADKEQEVKVGPDGKVLN
- a CDS encoding xanthine dehydrogenase family protein molybdopterin-binding subunit, with protein sequence MDAGAQDTDGHLGHAHTRVEGPDKVTGRALYSSDRTGPETGTAHAALVTSTVARGRITGFDLAAAERVPGLLRIFTHRDLAGAVAPVKHLMAGGYANSSHRPLDSDAVAYAGQIVALVVAETLEAAEAAAGAVRVAYAEAPAAGGFDAPGAETVRLADLKPHHEDIARGDAEAGLREATVRVEAHYATPVQHHNPIELFTTRAAWDGDRLTVHEPTRYVGAVQHGLAAQLGLDPAQVRVLAGLIGGHFGSKFALSQHTALVALAAKRLGRPVSLVPSRRQCFTIANYRPESRHRIRLGADRSGRFTALVHEAETVTSRFDPFVMEGAEVTASLYACPNIRTEERAVRVDRNTPGPMRAPPEVPFLFALESAVDEMAAALGMDPIALRRRNDTAVDPVSGKPFSTRPLMACFEAGAKAFGWSRRVPRPGAMRDGPWRVGLGCATSVRPVKIAAATMRVRLGPDGSAEVACAHHEIGNGITTLLAMGAADGLGVPVERVTVRLGDTMLPVAGISGGSSTTTSLMNALALGCRQIRETLAQAATGQGGRLAGRDPGSLRLAGGRLAAPDGAGIALGEAVGPEGVETVAEFVPAGGDREKALAGLRQGHIGLALGGGGKAVSWGFGAQFAEVHIHAETGEIRVARLTGAFAAGRVLNPLTAKSQLMGGMIWGLGSALLEETVVDGAAYRNPDLAEYLVPTAADAPEVEALLVPDPDDRVDALGLKGLGELGIIGVNAAIANAVHHATGRRIRSLPIRLEDVA